A stretch of the Halomonas sp. BDJS001 genome encodes the following:
- a CDS encoding TetR/AcrR family transcriptional regulator, translating to MDTKTKLISAAEHLFDRHGFTATGMDRLTQAASMSSRTLYKHAGSKTALITEVLGARHLRFQQSIEVNSVDALFGALEKWVQTESCRGCLFLRAYGETGGDTPEVTEAVMAHKSWLYEKIQEIIFIEAGGKHNPELAEQILILFEGATAAAVYRGAESITSARNAASVLIQQARS from the coding sequence ATGGATACTAAAACGAAGCTAATCTCTGCTGCAGAACATCTTTTCGACCGCCACGGCTTTACCGCCACAGGTATGGACCGGCTAACCCAGGCCGCCAGTATGTCGAGTCGCACACTCTATAAACACGCTGGGAGCAAAACAGCGCTGATTACTGAAGTCCTGGGAGCAAGGCATCTACGTTTTCAGCAAAGCATCGAAGTAAATAGCGTCGATGCTCTCTTTGGCGCTTTAGAGAAGTGGGTGCAGACGGAAAGCTGCAGAGGTTGCCTTTTCCTGCGCGCTTACGGAGAAACCGGCGGTGATACACCCGAAGTCACAGAAGCCGTCATGGCACACAAATCATGGCTTTATGAAAAGATACAGGAAATCATATTCATAGAGGCCGGCGGCAAACATAATCCTGAACTGGCCGAACAAATTCTTATTCTGTTCGAAGGCGCGACGGCGGCTGCCGTCTATCGCGGTGCTGAATCGATAACATCAGCGCGTAACGCTGCTTCGGTACTTATCCAGCAGGCAAGATCATGA
- a CDS encoding (2Fe-2S)-binding protein: protein MDDDRIKNKPVSEGRRRFLIGSAHTGAAALLLGGGGGVATAKAGTASTSEQVQPDIRATIPTELNVNGMSHRADLDSRMTLLDALREKFGLTGAKKGCDHGQCGACTVLIDGRRELSCLTLSVAAQGREVVTIEGLAENDGRLHPMQQAFIDHDALQCGYCTPGQILSAVSCVREGHAGSSEEIREYMSGNICRCAAYTNIVAAVAQVSQQMGE from the coding sequence ATGGATGACGACCGCATTAAGAACAAGCCCGTGTCAGAAGGGCGCCGCCGCTTCCTTATAGGGTCTGCTCATACGGGTGCCGCAGCACTTCTTTTAGGTGGTGGCGGAGGAGTGGCAACGGCGAAGGCGGGCACTGCATCAACATCTGAGCAAGTTCAGCCGGATATACGTGCAACGATACCTACAGAATTAAACGTCAACGGTATGAGTCACCGAGCTGATCTCGATAGCCGTATGACACTGCTTGATGCTCTTCGCGAAAAATTTGGCCTTACAGGGGCCAAAAAAGGGTGTGACCATGGGCAGTGCGGTGCCTGCACGGTGCTGATAGACGGTCGGCGCGAGCTCTCATGCCTAACGCTATCGGTTGCTGCCCAAGGGCGTGAGGTCGTTACGATTGAGGGGCTTGCCGAAAATGATGGACGGCTTCATCCCATGCAGCAGGCATTTATCGACCATGATGCTTTGCAGTGTGGGTATTGCACCCCTGGTCAGATACTTTCAGCCGTGAGCTGTGTTCGAGAAGGGCACGCTGGGAGCTCTGAGGAAATCCGGGAGTATATGAGCGGCAATATCTGCCGGTGTGCGGCCTACACTAATATCGTGGCTGCTGTGGCTCAGGTCAGCCAGCAGATGGGAGAATAA
- a CDS encoding FAD binding domain-containing protein, with the protein MQPFHYSRPSSLGDALMQWQGSVANSSDTTSAAFLAGGTTLVDLMKLEVIQPQRIIDLRALSATYEAIRVDDSSLRLGAFAKMADVAGHRDVLNNFPVIAQSLSLAASAQLRNMATLGGNVLQKTRCAYYRDPSWEACNKRAPGSGCAALEGANRQHAILGTSEHCIATYHGDFGQALIALDASVVLSGPNGVRAIPFASLHRQPANTPHTETNLQLGEIITEFIVPILPWARRSLYLKIRDRQSYEFAVASAAVAMELEGGIVRDVRIALGGVATAPWRAREAEDRLRGHTIDEARAAEAAHIAFVNAVPQSHNAFKVPLGQSTLVRALLDVASMEVSNG; encoded by the coding sequence GTGCAACCTTTTCATTACTCCCGCCCTTCATCGTTAGGCGATGCGCTAATGCAATGGCAAGGCAGTGTCGCGAACTCATCGGATACGACGTCAGCCGCATTTTTAGCAGGCGGCACAACGCTTGTCGATTTAATGAAACTTGAGGTTATTCAGCCCCAACGTATCATCGACTTGAGGGCGCTGTCTGCAACATATGAAGCTATTCGTGTGGACGACTCAAGTCTGCGCTTAGGTGCATTTGCCAAGATGGCCGATGTGGCAGGGCATCGCGATGTTTTGAACAACTTTCCAGTGATTGCCCAGAGCTTGTCCCTGGCTGCCAGCGCCCAATTACGCAACATGGCGACACTTGGTGGCAACGTGCTTCAAAAAACGCGCTGTGCTTATTATCGCGATCCTAGCTGGGAGGCTTGCAACAAACGAGCCCCAGGGAGCGGCTGCGCAGCACTAGAGGGGGCCAATCGACAGCATGCCATCCTAGGCACAAGTGAACACTGTATTGCGACCTACCATGGCGATTTTGGACAAGCGTTAATAGCACTGGATGCATCCGTCGTGCTGTCTGGTCCAAACGGTGTACGTGCTATCCCATTTGCTTCCTTGCACCGCCAGCCAGCCAATACCCCTCATACAGAGACGAATCTTCAGCTTGGTGAAATCATCACTGAATTTATCGTGCCGATATTGCCTTGGGCGCGTCGCTCGCTGTACTTGAAAATACGTGATCGTCAATCCTATGAATTCGCTGTTGCTTCTGCTGCTGTGGCCATGGAATTGGAGGGCGGCATCGTCCGCGATGTGCGAATAGCCTTAGGCGGTGTGGCCACGGCGCCGTGGCGAGCACGGGAAGCCGAAGATAGGTTGCGAGGCCATACAATAGATGAGGCAAGGGCAGCGGAAGCCGCACACATTGCTTTTGTTAATGCTGTTCCTCAATCACATAACGCCTTCAAAGTACCCCTTGGTCAGTCGACCCTGGTGCGTGCGCTGCTGGATGTCGCTTCAATGGAGGTGAGCAATGGCTAA